In Archangium violaceum, the following are encoded in one genomic region:
- a CDS encoding alpha/beta hydrolase, with protein MLLMLLVTLVIGYVGLCVLVFLNQRHILFPAPPGAREPELPGASLLRISGPEGSTAYAFHVPAPEGAPTVVHFHGNGEQLADVEWLAQHYQEAGLGFYAVEFPGYGLATEQGPSEEGSYAAAETALEYLHRELGVPRERTVLQGQSLGSGVAVEMAKRGHGVRLVLITPYTSIVDMGAKVFPWLPVRLLARDRFDSASKAPELKLPVLIVHGTRDEIIPTDMGRRMGTLFPNATVRLIEGRRHNDILGLPDTLHELTEFSRGVARQADTVQPVP; from the coding sequence ATGCTGTTGATGCTGTTGGTGACGCTGGTCATCGGCTACGTGGGCCTGTGCGTTTTGGTGTTCTTGAATCAGCGGCACATTCTGTTCCCAGCACCGCCAGGGGCGCGTGAGCCGGAGCTGCCCGGGGCCTCGCTTCTGCGCATTTCCGGACCGGAGGGCTCGACGGCCTACGCCTTCCACGTGCCCGCGCCGGAAGGAGCGCCCACGGTGGTGCACTTCCATGGCAACGGCGAGCAGCTCGCGGACGTGGAGTGGCTGGCGCAGCACTACCAGGAGGCGGGACTTGGTTTCTACGCGGTGGAGTTCCCAGGTTACGGGCTCGCGACCGAGCAGGGGCCTTCGGAGGAGGGCTCCTACGCGGCGGCGGAGACAGCGTTGGAGTACCTGCACCGGGAACTGGGTGTGCCTCGAGAGCGCACGGTGCTGCAGGGACAGTCGCTCGGGTCGGGTGTGGCGGTCGAGATGGCGAAACGAGGCCACGGAGTGCGGCTGGTGCTCATCACACCGTACACCTCGATCGTGGACATGGGGGCGAAGGTCTTCCCGTGGCTGCCCGTGAGACTGCTCGCGAGGGACCGATTCGACAGTGCGTCCAAGGCACCCGAGCTGAAGTTACCGGTGCTCATCGTCCACGGGACTCGGGATGAGATCATCCCCACGGACATGGGGCGGCGGATGGGAACCTTGTTTCCGAACGCGACCGTGCGTCTCATCGAGGGCAGGCGCCACAATGACATCCTCGGCCTGCCCGATACCCTTCACGAGCTGACGGAGTTCTCGCGAGGCGTAGCGCGGCAGGCGGACACGGTCCAGCCAGTGCCATGA
- a CDS encoding DUF2019 domain-containing protein, producing MSLDALVEVFAQHTAAQTDAIFRGDAKTGNNHAKKRLAAFKKLCAHGDAGRDALAALFNHPRMDVRVMAAAYLLRHRTVEAKAVLEEISKGAGLAAFGASEALQRWEEGTWALDPAEE from the coding sequence ATGAGTCTCGATGCACTCGTTGAGGTGTTTGCCCAGCACACTGCGGCACAGACCGATGCGATTTTCCGTGGAGACGCCAAGACAGGAAACAATCACGCCAAGAAGCGTCTCGCCGCGTTCAAGAAGCTGTGTGCTCATGGAGATGCCGGACGGGATGCTCTCGCCGCTTTGTTCAATCATCCGCGCATGGATGTTCGCGTGATGGCCGCAGCGTATCTGCTCCGGCACCGAACAGTGGAGGCCAAGGCCGTGCTGGAGGAAATATCGAAGGGAGCGGGGTTGGCTGCATTCGGGGCATCCGAGGCCTTGCAGCGTTGGGAAGAGGGGACCTGGGCCCTGGATCCTGCCGAAGAGTGA